AGTGCCGCCTCGACCACGATCCGGTCGAGGTCGCCGGTGCGGGGGTCGGCGGTGAACGCGACCCCGGAGGATTCGGACTCGACCATCACCTGCACGACGACCGCGATGGACGGCTCGTCCGCCACCCCGCGCAGACCCCGGTAGGTGCGGGCGCGTTCCGACCACAGCGACGCCCAGCACGCCTGCACCGCGCGGATCACCGCATCGGCGCCCACGATGTTCGTGTACGACTCGTGGATACCGGCGAAGGAGGTGTCGGCGGCGTCCTCGGCGGGCGCCGACGAACGGACCGCGACGGGCACGTCCCCGCCGAGCGCCTCGTAGGCCGCGACGATCTCCGCCCGCAGTTCGTCCGGAACGGACGAATCGGTCACGAGCGCAGCGAGTTCGGTGGAGGTGCGGATGAGGGTGGCGTCGTCGATGTCCGGTGCGGGCACCGCCTCGGCGGCCAGTCGCGTCCGCACGCCCGCCGCGTCCATCGCGTCGAGATAGGCGTCGGTGGTGACGGCGAAGGCGGGGGGAACCGGGAAGCCCGCCCGCGTGAGCTCACCCAGATTCGCGGACTTCCCCCCGACCTTCGGGGCGTCGTCGGCACCCACGGCCTCGATCGGTCGTACCCACACGTTGTGCTCGCCCATCGGTGACTCCTCAGGTTCCACGTGAGACGGCCCCGATCCCATCCTCGCCCCGCCGGGGCGGGGAACGTAGGGCACAAGGTCCTCGTTACGGCACCAGCACTGCGGCCCCGCGGACCCGGTCGTCGGCGAGGTCGGTCAGCGCCCGGTCGGCTTCGGCGAGGGGATATCTCGTCGCGCTGACCCGGATGCGGTGTTCGCCGACGAAACGGAGGAACTGGTGCGCGTCCTCGCGGGTGTTGGCCGTGACCGACCGGATCTCGCGTTCGTAGAACAGATGTCGCTGATAGTTCAGGACCGGTACGTCGGTGAGGTGGATGCCGGCGAGCGAGAGGATGCCGCCGCGGTCGAGGGCCTCGAGAGCCGTCGGCACCAGTTCACCGGCGGGCGCGAAGACGATGGCGGAGTCCAGCGGGACCGGCGGTCGGTCGGCGGAGCCCTGCACCGAGTCCACACCGAGTTCACGGGCCAGTTGCCGCGCGTCCTCGCTGCGGGTCATGACGTGGACGGACACACCGCGATGCATGGCCACCTGCGCCGCGATGTGGGCGCTGCCGCCGAATCCGTAGATGCCCAGCCGGCCGCCGTCCGGGACCGCCGCGCGTTTCAACGCCCGGAATCCGATGATTCCGGCGCACAACAGCGGTGCGAGTTCCACGTCGTCGTAGCCCTCGGGCAGGGGCAGCGCGTAGGCGGCGGGCACGAGGGTGTACTCGGCGTAGCCACCGTCCTCGTCCCAGCCGGTGTAGCGCGAGTCCGGGCAGAGGTTCTCGTCGCCCCGGCTGCAGTAGCGGCACTGCCCACAGGTCCATCGCAGCCAGGCGACACCCACCCGGTCCCCCGGCGCGAACCCGTCGACGCCCTCGCCCACCTCACGCACCACACCGACCACCTCGTGTCCCGGCACGACGCCGGGGCGGTGGACCGGCAGGTCGCCCTCCGAGACGTGGAGATCGGTGCGGCACACGCCGCAGGCCTGCACCTCCACCAGCAGCTCTCCGGGTCCGGCGACGGGCATCGGGACGGGTCCGAAGGTCAGCGGTTTCTCGTGGATGGGGCGCGGATCGGTGACCCGCCACGCCGTCATCGTCCCCTCGGTCACGGTGATCCACCTCCGGGATCTGCGTTTCACGGTCGCCCTCGGTGGTCCCGGCCCGACGATCTCGGACCGGGACCGCCCGTCCAGTTTCGCGCGTGTCACCCCGGTGTGGGGAGGGGTTGGGGTTACTTGCGGCCCGCCTGCCAGCGCATGCCCCAGCCGTAGGCGCGGTCGAGGTCGGACTGGCTGCCGTCGACGTACTCGACGAGCCGGTCGACGGTGATGCCGCCGGGGGTGTTCTGGAGCATCGCGATCGCGCAGATGCGGGCACCGTTGTTCGGCGAATCCAGGCGCACCTCGATCTGTGGGCCGGACGGCGGGGTGAGGGTGACGACGCCGTCGACGGCAGCCCAGTTGGGGGCGCCCTCGTAGATCATCGCGAAGATCAGCACCCGCTTGAACAGCTCGGGGCGCTCGAGGTTGACGTACATGTTCTCGCCGCCCTCGACGGAGCCGGTGCGGTCGTCACCGTCGAGGTGGATGTAGGGCGGGGTGTGCAGCGCGCCGAAGCTGTTGCCGAGCGCCTGCACCACGCCCTTCGAGCCGTCCGCCAGTTCGTAGAGGCAGCCGAGGTCGAGGTCGACGCCGCCGGTGGCGCCGGCCAGCTTCGCGAGGAACCCCTTCTTCTGCTGGGCGCCGCGCGACCAGTTCAGGTTCACCCGCGTGACCCCCTGACCCGAACCGGCCTTGGTGAGGCTGACGCTGGGGGCCTCCTTGGTGAGGTTGATCTTGCTCAGGTTCACGCCGCCCGCGTTCGGCTGGGGCTTCTTGTTGTAGTCGATGGCCATGTCGTGCCTTTCGTCGTGGGGATGGGTCTGCGAACGAGGGGAGCCTCCCGGCCCGGATGTCGGGTCGGGAGGCTCCCCTCGTGGATGCGGATCGGTCTGCCCGGATCAGGGAGCGCCGGTCTCCACTGCCTCGGCGCCTTCCCGCGCGGCGATCCGGCGGTTGCGGTACACGCTCGACGCGAAGGCCGCACCGATCAGCGCCACACCGATGAGTCCGGTGACGACCTCCGGAACGTGCGTGCCGATCGAGTACAGCAGGATCAGTGCCAGCGCACCGATGGCCCAGTGGGCGCCGTGTTCGAGGTACACGTAATCGGAGAGCGTGCCCTTGCGCACCAGGAAGATGGTGATGGAGCGGACGAACATCGCGCCGATGAAGCCGAGGCCCAGGGCGATGATGATCGGATCGGACGTGATCGCGAACGCGCCGATGACGCCGTCGAACGAGAACGACGCGTCGAGCACCTCGAGGTAGAGGAACAGGAAGAAGCCGGCCTTGCCGGTGGCCTTCGCGAGGGTGCTCGGGCCGCGCGATTCCTCCTCGCCCTCCTCGGGCACCTCGAACATGTCGCCGAGGCCGTTGACCGCGATGTAGGTGATCATGCCGAGCGAGCCGGCGATCATGACGGTCGAGACCTTGTCGTCGGGGGCGATGACGGTGGCCGTGATCAGGAGCAGCGCCGTGGCGACGACGACCTCGAGCTGGTCGAGCTTGCCGGCCTTCGCCAGCGGCCGTTCGAGCCACTGGAGCCACTTGATCTCGCGTTCCTCGAAGATGAACTGCAGGAACAGCATGAGCAGGAACATGCCGCCGAACGAGGCGATCTGCGGATGCGCGTCGGTGATCAGGGTCTCGTAGCTGGGGCTGCCGTCCGGGAAGTAGGCGGCGCCGTCGGCCGGCGGGTTGAGGGCAAGGTCCAGGGCCTCGATCGGTCCGAGCCCGGATGCCGCCCACACGATGACGAGCGGGAACACCAGGCGCATGCCGAAGACGGCGATGAGGACGCCGATCGTGAGGAAGATCTTCTGCCAGAACTCGCTCATCCGCTGCAGCACGGTGGCGTTGATGACCGCGTTGTCGAAGGACAGCGAGACCTCGAGGATACCGAGGATCAGACAGAGGAAGAGGGCCTGGGGGCCGCCGTAGAGGAAGGCGACCACGAGGGAGACGACGGTGACCGCGAAGGAGACACCGAATATTCGCAGAACCACGAAGCGTGGCCTTTCTGTGGGAATCAGGTCATTGCAGGGTGGTTACTGCACATCGGTCGTACGACCCCCGCAGGCGGGGGCGGTGCCGGGTTCCGGCCTCGACGACACCGCCGAGGCCGGAACCGGGGAGCAGCGGACTAGACGTTGACGCCGTAGTCGCGGGCGATGCCCGCGAGGCCGGAGGCGTAACCCTGACCGATGGCACGGAACTTCCACTCCGCGCCGTGACGGTAGAGCTCACCGAAGACCATGGCGGTCTCGGTGGAGGCGTCCTCGGACAGGTCGTAGCGGGCCAGCTCGGTGCCGTTGGCGCGATCCACGACGCGGATGTACGCGTTGCGGACCTGGCCGAACGACTGGCCGCGGGAGTCTGCGTCGTAGATCGACACCGGGAAGAAGATGCTCTCGATGTTGGCGGGAACCGCCGCGAGATCGACGTTGATGACCTCGTCGTCGCCCTCGCCCTCACCGGTGCGGTTGTCGCCGAGGTGCTCGATCGAGCCGTCGGGCGACTTGAGGTTGTTGAAGAAGACGAAGTGCTGGTCGGAGACGACCTTCTTGTCGGCGCCGGTCGCGATCGCGCTGGCATCGAGGTCGAAGTCGGTGCCGGTGGTGGTGCGCACGTCCCAGCCGAGGCCGACGGACACCGCCGTCAGGTTCGGAGCTTCCTTGGTCAGGGAGACGTTTCCGCCCTTGGTCAAGCTGACGCCCATTCGGGGTCCTTTCGATCGTTCAACGGTCGACGTACCGGTAAGGGCACGCCCGGTGTGCGTGTGGAACCCCACAGTAGTAGCTCTCCGGACCCTCCCGCGAGGTACGCCCGTATCCACTATGCCCGTTCCGGGCGACATGGCCGCGGCGTCACCGCTCCGGACCCCGGACCGGGCGACCAGTACCATTCGGACCTGTGGCGAGCCGATGGACGCGCCGCCTGTTCGGCGGGGGAAACACCGAAGACCCAGCGGCGCGGCGTGCGCACGACGCGATGGTCAGCGCATTCCTCGACATGGACCGGCGCCAGTCGATCATCGAGGCGGGTGTCACCGCCTCCCACGAACTCGAACCCGAACGCGGTCTGCTGCGCGAGTGGGACCCGATCCGGCAGACCTGTTACCGCGCGGGCGAGGAGTACCTGCAGCTCGCGGTGACCGATCCGGACCGGCCGCTGGCGCCGGCCCACGCCTACGACCAGGCAGTTCACCGCCTGGGGGAGGCAACACGAATTCTGGATGAATTCTATGCGAACAATCGGGGTCATCTCGAGCACATGACCGCGATGGCACAGACGATTCCGCAGCTGGCGCACCGGGTTCGCACCGAGGCCCGCACCGTTCTCACCGCCGCCGCGGCACCGGAGAACACCGAGTTCGCGCACTATCCGTCGGTGCGTTCGGCTGTCGCCGATCTCGAGAACGCCCTGCGCGCACTCGACTCCGCACTGGGCATCGGCGCGGTCCGTGCGGCCGCGCTGCACGCCGCGGAGGTGACGTCCCGTCTCCACGCGGCGCTCGACGAGGCACCCGGGCGCGCGGCCGAGGCGAAACGCACGCTGGCGTCGGTCACCACCCGGCTCGGTGCCGTCCGCACCCGCTGCGAAGGCCTGGCCCCGGCCTTCTCGGCGTTGCTCCGCGAATTCAACGCGGCCAGTTCCGCCGACCTGACCGGCAACGACCGGCGCGCCGCCGAACTGCTCTCGCGTGCCGAGGAACAACTGGCCGCAGCCCGGGCCGCGGCCGCAGACGGCCGGCCCGAGGACGCCCTCGAGGAGGTCGCGGCGATCCGCGCCGAACTGTCGCGTGCCGAGGAACTCGTCGACGCGGTCACCGGCCGACTCGCGATTCTGCGTGCCGTGCGCGAGAAT
This region of Rhodococcus sp. Z13 genomic DNA includes:
- a CDS encoding zinc-binding alcohol dehydrogenase family protein; the encoded protein is MTAWRVTDPRPIHEKPLTFGPVPMPVAGPGELLVEVQACGVCRTDLHVSEGDLPVHRPGVVPGHEVVGVVREVGEGVDGFAPGDRVGVAWLRWTCGQCRYCSRGDENLCPDSRYTGWDEDGGYAEYTLVPAAYALPLPEGYDDVELAPLLCAGIIGFRALKRAAVPDGGRLGIYGFGGSAHIAAQVAMHRGVSVHVMTRSEDARQLARELGVDSVQGSADRPPVPLDSAIVFAPAGELVPTALEALDRGGILSLAGIHLTDVPVLNYQRHLFYEREIRSVTANTREDAHQFLRFVGEHRIRVSATRYPLAEADRALTDLADDRVRGAAVLVP
- a CDS encoding TerD family protein, which gives rise to MGVSLTKGGNVSLTKEAPNLTAVSVGLGWDVRTTTGTDFDLDASAIATGADKKVVSDQHFVFFNNLKSPDGSIEHLGDNRTGEGEGDDEVINVDLAAVPANIESIFFPVSIYDADSRGQSFGQVRNAYIRVVDRANGTELARYDLSEDASTETAMVFGELYRHGAEWKFRAIGQGYASGLAGIARDYGVNV
- a CDS encoding TerD family protein, whose translation is MAIDYNKKPQPNAGGVNLSKINLTKEAPSVSLTKAGSGQGVTRVNLNWSRGAQQKKGFLAKLAGATGGVDLDLGCLYELADGSKGVVQALGNSFGALHTPPYIHLDGDDRTGSVEGGENMYVNLERPELFKRVLIFAMIYEGAPNWAAVDGVVTLTPPSGPQIEVRLDSPNNGARICAIAMLQNTPGGITVDRLVEYVDGSQSDLDRAYGWGMRWQAGRK
- a CDS encoding DUF475 domain-containing protein, giving the protein MVLRIFGVSFAVTVVSLVVAFLYGGPQALFLCLILGILEVSLSFDNAVINATVLQRMSEFWQKIFLTIGVLIAVFGMRLVFPLVIVWAASGLGPIEALDLALNPPADGAAYFPDGSPSYETLITDAHPQIASFGGMFLLMLFLQFIFEEREIKWLQWLERPLAKAGKLDQLEVVVATALLLITATVIAPDDKVSTVMIAGSLGMITYIAVNGLGDMFEVPEEGEEESRGPSTLAKATGKAGFFLFLYLEVLDASFSFDGVIGAFAITSDPIIIALGLGFIGAMFVRSITIFLVRKGTLSDYVYLEHGAHWAIGALALILLYSIGTHVPEVVTGLIGVALIGAAFASSVYRNRRIAAREGAEAVETGAP